The Natronosporangium hydrolyticum nucleotide sequence CGAGTGGCGCCTGGTTTGCCAGTATGAACCTGGCTTGTCGCCGTAGTGGATCACCACTCAACCGACCAAGCGGCCGACAATATTGACAGCCGGGCGCAAGGGGGTCTGCTGACAAGCCCACCACCTGGTACAGACTTCCGTCGGACGCGATCCCGGCGCGAGTCAGCCGGCGGCAGAGAGGACCGACGCCACAAGTGGCGGCCCGGAGGCAGCTCAGCGGCCTGCCAGCCACCTTCTTGCTGTCTACTGCCCTTCTTGAATTGACCAGCAGAGCCGTATAGGACTCTGCTGGTCAATTAAGACAAGCCTGTGCCCTGGCGAGACGTTCTGCTGCGACTAGGCGGGGTCCGGTGTGGACGATACCCGGGCCGCCACTTGACCTACCGGGCGAGTTGAGCGGCGCCCCTGCCCAACCCCGACATGGTTGGGCAGGGAGGGATCTTGTATACCGGAATATCCGACTTTTCTGTACGCAAGATCCCTCCCTGCCCAACCATGTCGGAAATGCCGTGGTCTCGCGGCCGTGCGGCGGCCGAGTTGGGGTGTCGAGCTGAAGATCCAATGAGTGGACCCCGGCCAGGACGCCAGCTCAGCGGCTCCCGTCGCCGCCTTCTGCGCTGCTCCAACCCTTCCTCAACTAACCAGCAGAGTCGTATACGTAAGCAGAGCAAACGCTCCCGCGACACCCTCCTGAGCTGCGGCGAGGCAAGATGATCAAGCATCGCTCCTGTCGCCGGTCGCCGAAGATCGGGTCCCAGCGGGACTCCAGGTCGGCCCGGTCGGCCGGATCGTCCGGCCACTGCCCCGAACTCGCCACTGGCACGGCGGCCAGGTCGCAGCGGGCGGACGGTCCCGCCTGGGACCACAACGCCAGCACGTCCGGGCGGGTCGCCAACCAGAGGAACCCCTTGGACCGTACGACGTCGAACGTGTCGAGTTCGGATAGTAGATCCCAGAGCCGTTGCGGATGGAACGGTGCGACGGCTCGGTAGGCAAGACTGCTGATGCCGTACTCGATGGTCTCCGGAACATGGTCGATCCTCGCGTGAGATACTCCGCCTCAGTGACCGACCCGTTTGAGCCGCCGCCCTCCGACCGTGGTCTCCGCATGATCGGCATTACGGCGTTGGGTTATGCCATATCGACGCTCGTGTTGCTTGGCCTCTGTTGCTACGGCATTTACTGGGCGAACCAGGAACTGTTGGGTTTCTTTGCTGACTTCTGACCTGCTTGCGTAGCTGTCAGGATCCTGGTCGGTCGCGGTGCGCCAGTGGCAGGAACTTGACGAAGGACGCCACCGCTATGGCAGCGACCGCTAGGTGCATCACCATCAGTCCGATCACGCCGGGCCAGGTGGTGCCCGGCGACGATTCGCTCACGCCAAGCATGACGTCGGGCACCAGCGACACCGGCACCACCACCGGCACGAGTATCCGCAGGACGGCTGCGGGGTTGGCGGCGCGGCGGCGTACCACCTCCCAGCCGATCATCCCGGCGATGACGCCAATCGTGGCGGCCGAGATGTACGCACCCGGGGTGAAGGGCATGAACTCGGAGGGAATGGTGGCGATGGTGCCGACCGCGGCTGCGATGGCGGCGCAGGCGAGGCTCCCCAGAACGATCGGGACGAGCAGTGCGGCGATCAGGCCGGCGGGTCGGGCGGGTGCCACTGTCGCTGAGGGAACGGACATGGCGGTCTCCTTTCGGTAGCCGGGCGGGGTTCGCGCGGGGTCACGCGTCTTGGCTCTGCAGCCGCCAGGCGGCGGCGGTGATGAGGGCGACCAGGTAGCCGGCGAAGACGGCGAGACCGGTCCAAGGCGACAGTTGGGTCGCGCTCTGGCTGACGGCGGTGAACGCACCGCCGGCCTCCGACGGCAGGTGGAGTGAGGTTCTCATTCCAGCTCTCCGGCAGCAGGATCATAGCGGCGCTGGGCAGCAGGAACATCACGCCAACCAATGTGGAGATGGCGGCGGCCGTGGAGCGCAGCAACGCCCCGAGGGCGAGTCCGAGCATCCCCGCTCCGCTAGGGTGCGGCCGCGCGTGACGTCATTCACAGTTGCCACTTTAACAATGTTCAGGCAGGATCAGGTCAGGCACTGAACATTGTTCAACGCCGACGTCGTACGGAGCGAGGCCAGGAGTGGATCATGCGTGCTGCTGTCGTCAACGTGAACCGATTGTCCCGATCATTAGCCGCCCGAACGACCGTGGCCACCGGCCGCGGCGTGCTGGTGGTGGCGCTGCTGCTGACCGCCGGGGTGCTGGGCTGGTGGAGCTTCACCTGAATCGGAGGCGACCGCGTACGCGATCCAGGACGCGGCTGTGGTCTTCCTGTTGGCGATGCCGCTGGCCCTGCTCGGGTCGGCCGCGGCCGGCCGGCTACCGGCCACCGCCACGGCTGCGGCCGGGCAGCGGCGGGGCCTGCTCCGCCTGCGCTCCCGCTGGCTTGCGGTCGGCGGTGCCCTCGTGGTCGTGGTGACTGGCAGCGTGGCGCTGGTCGCTTCCGCCGCCTCCGCGCAGGTCCAGCCATTCCAGCAACAGCTCTACATCCCGCCGGTGTTGCAGGGCCCAGAGGTCACCCTGGAGATGGTCGAGGCCGACGTGCAACTGCTGCCGACCGGGCCGCCGACCCGGATGTGGACCTACAACGGCAACTTCCCTGGGCCCACGATCCGTCGTCCGGCCGGCGAGCCGACCCAATTGGCGGTGCGCAATCGGTTGCCGGCGACGTTCGGGGAGGCCACGCTACACAATCATGGCGGCCACTCAGCCTCCAGTGAGGATGGCCAAGCAGACTCGTTTCTCATTCCGAGCGGCGGGATGCGCACCTACACCTACGAGCACATGGAGCGTGGGGAGCCGGAACGGGCGGCCATGCAGTGGTACCACGACCACCGGATGGACCTTACCGGCCGCAATGTGTGGAACGGGCTGGCCGGTCTGTTTATCCTGGACGATGAGGTGGAGGCTGCGCTCGACCTGCCCAGCGGCGAGTTCGACATACCGTTGGTGCTGGCCGACCGCAGCTTCGACGAGCAGAACCAGATCCCGTACGTGTTCAATCCCCTGGGCACCGTCGGCGACACCATCCTGGTCAACGGCCGACCTCAGCCACACTTCAACGTCGGCGATCGCAAGTACCGGCTGCGACTGCTCAACGCCTCCAACCGCCTACCGTATGCAGTGGAGTTGAGCAACGGCCAGCCGATGCACCAGATCGCCACCGAGAGCGGGCTGCTGCCAGCGCCGGTGGAGCGCCACCAGATCGTGCTCGGCCCGGGAGAACGGGTCGAGGTCGTGATCGACTTCG carries:
- a CDS encoding multicopper oxidase family protein → MVFLLAMPLALLGSAAAGRLPATATAAAGQRRGLLRLRSRWLAVGGALVVVVTGSVALVASAASAQVQPFQQQLYIPPVLQGPEVTLEMVEADVQLLPTGPPTRMWTYNGNFPGPTIRRPAGEPTQLAVRNRLPATFGEATLHNHGGHSASSEDGQADSFLIPSGGMRTYTYEHMERGEPERAAMQWYHDHRMDLTGRNVWNGLAGLFILDDEVEAALDLPSGEFDIPLVLADRSFDEQNQIPYVFNPLGTVGDTILVNGRPQPHFNVGDRKYRLRLLNASNRLPYAVELSNGQPMHQIATESGLLPAPVERHQIVLGPGERVEVVIDFAGHLGEEIVLRAVGGGGGMVVGGDVLQFRVDRDLIDDSALPATLRPIPDFGEVSVTREFSLDFADDMWTINGLPFDPERFDAEPALDSTERWIFTNNTEQSHTIHIHDVDWLLEHRDGQPPPAWENALKETWFIEPNETISLITTFTGHTGAYVFHCHMLEHEDMMMMAQFNVLPGTERSRGEYDHRQPPNLR